TGTGTGTCAACCCATTTACCAGTAGAATTGGAGAAACCTGCTTCTTTCAAAAGCTGTACGGCCAAAGAAGGATCATATGTGTAATTTATTACATTTGGATTGTACCAATATGAGAGAGAAGGAGATATAACAGAATTTGCTATATATCCTTGTCCTAAGAAAGCTAATTCCAATATAGCGGTTTTGTTGATTGCATATGCTATAGCTTGCCTTACTAAAGTATTATTAAATGGAAATACTTGAGTATTCATAGAAATATAATATATCATTGTACTCGGAGTGTTTACTATATGTATGGATTGATAAGAGGATAAAGGTGTTAGATCAGTCCCTGGGGGAAGTTCTAATAAATTTAAGCTTCCTGATTCTAAAGCTGCTAAAGCAGAATCCACTGAGCTAAATATCTTTATGATTAAGTACTTAAAGTGAGGTTCTCCCATAAAGTAGTGCGGATTAGCTTTTAGAACTATATCTACACCTGGTGTTCTAGAAACAAATATGAATGGTCCATCTCCTGTTAAGTTAGTCTCATTATATGGATTCGTTATATGCTCCCAGATATGTTCCGGTATTATCATACCTAAGTCAGCTAAATCCAATAAGAATCCTGCATCTGGATGTGCTAATGTAACTTGAACAGTATAATTATTTATTATAGTAACGTTCTTTATAAGATCAGCTAGTACTGCATAGTAAGGAAAGTGATATCTCTCCCAATAATTAAACGTAAAGGCAACGTCATTTGCAGTCAGAGGAACACCATCTTGCCAAGTTATATTATGATATAGATAAAAGGTATAGATGGTTCCATTCCCTGATATGGTCCATCTCTCAGCTATACCAGGTGCTGGTAGTCCAGATGAATTTACTTCAACTAGCGTATTAAAAATTAACTGTAATACATCTAGGTCTGATATAGTAAACCAGTTAACAGGACTTAATGAGGTTACGTCTTCAAAAAAACCAGCTACAAGGGTAGCATTGCTAGAAGGAACAGTAGTTGGTGTGATACTAGTCGGCGTTGTAGTGGACGACTGGTAAGTTGTAGGTTTTTGGGACATCATATTTAATAATACGGCCGCAATTGCTGCTATTATTACTATCGCAATTACTATTCCTATAAGCATGGTTCTACCTATCCCTTTTTTAATACTCACGAATGTCGCCTAACTTGCATTGTTCTGAAAATAAAATTTAAGTTTTTCGTTTTAATCTGCTAAGAAATAAGCGTAATTTATAATGATCTATATTTAAAACTAATCAAATCTAATCATAAATAGATCTGAAAGATATTAAAAATATTTTATTATTAATATGCTGGATGTTTAAGGCCCTACTATGAATTGTAATAATTGAAAAACAGTAAAAAATAATGAGAAAATTTATCGTTTTCAAGTAATATAATTGAGGGTGTGAATATGAGGTAATACTATGAAGATCAAGTTAAAACCAACTTTCTGTTCACACCCAAAATGAAAACTGATTGTTAAACAAAACTCCAGAAGAAATCGAGAGATTCGCTCTTGAAGAAGACAAGAAAATAAGCCCAGAAAGAGGAAAACAGTAAAGAGAAAAGGTTATCAAAACTACAAGTTCTTAAAGAACTTCTCGATAATGCAAGAGGGGAGAAGAATTGATACAAAGTAAAGTTCATTACAGTTAAACTACAAATACTGTAATAACGAGAAAGCGAGAATAAAAACATAGATTGAGGAGGAACTACTGAGAGAAGAGAAAGGAAAGTCTTACTACCTTGTTACTAAAAATCAAAAATCTCTACTCTATCTTGCCGGGTAAACTCTGGATACCAGAGACACAAGAAAAACATGATTACAAGTACTTGATACTTGATAGTAAATATGTGAATTTGAAAGGGAGGAAGGCTGTTCTTTTGGTTGCTATTGTGTTGATGATCATGGTAATTGAGGTTGTTATTGATGCTATTCTAGCTGATTCTGAGAGTACTAATGCTTATTGGTCTCTCTTAGTTAGGCTGTGTAAGAAGTTCGACCTTAAATTTGTTATTGATCTAAATAGGAGTATTGATTGTGCTGTTTTTGGGAGTAACTTACGAGTGATTAGGTAACTTTGTCTTGCATTCTTTACCAAGATAAGAGATAGTATCTACTTTTCCTTTAAATCAAAACGTTTATTTATTGGTTGATTGAGCATCTATATATGACAGTTATTCTCTTTGGATTTGAACCTTTTAGAGAATACATTGAGAATCCTTCGCAACTTGTTGTACAATCCTTAAACAATATCGAAATAAATAATGAGCCAGTAAGAGGAATAGTCCTTCCTGTAGAATATGACAAGGTGGAAGAAATAATTATAACTAGTATAAGAAAATACAAACCGATATTAATTTTAGGACTAGGATTAGCTCCAGGTAGAGCTAAATTAACTCCTGAAAAAATTGCAATAAACTATAAATATTCTAAGGAACCAGATAATGCAGGGAAAAAAAGTAATGGTGAAAAGATAGATAACAATGGCCAAGATGGCATATTTACAAATATCCCAGTAGAAGAGTTAGTAGACTTTTTAAATAGTAGGAGTATTCCTACAGAGTTGAGCCTTTCAGCTGGAAGTTATCTCTGTAATATGGCCATGTATATAATAGTTAGGGAAGCCAAAAAAAGTGGAGCTTTAGGAGGCTTTATACATTTACCTTGCCATGAAAGGTTAGCGAGCATACTATCTAAACCATTACCATCTATGAACTTAGAAACTATGAATAGAGGTATCAGATTAGCAATTGAGTTCGTGCTATCCAAACTGACTAAACAACAAAATGTACAATAATATTAATTATTGAAATGTAATTTATTATAAGAAATTATATTCCGAATAGATGTTTCAATTTTTAGGCTAAACAATATTAAGGAAAAACTAAGATTAGTTAAGATAGATAAAGATATCTTTTTATGTAATATAACTTTTTAATTTAACTAGAAAATCTATCATTAATTTCTTTATTACTCTAGACAAATTATAGATTCAAAATCGTTTTATAAAAAGATAACTTAAGATTCATTTTTATAAAATCTATAATTTAAATGAGAAAATGACAATTTGTTACCAAAAAACATGGATAGACAGAGAAATCACAATCAAGGTCTACTGGTAATTCAAAACTTTCTGCCCCAATAATAACAATGTTTTAAAATTGTTCTATAAGAAAAATAAGTAATTTTTTGCCGGTTTTAAGGGATACTAATAGAAAATAAGTCAACAACAAATTCTTCAAACAGTTAAAACTTATCTACAACCTAGTATAATTTCCCAAAAAATAAGACTTATTAGTTTTATACATACTAAAAACATGTATGAATGCAATAGCAACTGATCATTTTTTGGCATCTAAAGCTGGTATTGAAATGTTTAAAAAAGGAGGCAACGCATTTGATGCTATCACAGCATCTGCTGCTGTTTTAAGTGTAGTTGATCCTTACAATTCCGGTTTAGGAGGATTTGGTGTAGCAATACTAAGGACCTCAGACGGGAAAATAAGAGGAGTTAACTTTATAGGTACAGCACCCAGAAGGTTAAAGCTTGAGGACCTAATTGAAGAGGACCCTTGGGAAGATTACAAACCGACTGCGGAAGGACCTTTATCTCCTTTAGTTCCCGGAAACGTAGCCGGTTGGGGGGAAATACATTCTAAGTATGGGCAATTAAAGTGGGCTGATGTTCTAGAACCAGCTATATTAGCCGCTCGTGGACATGAGATAACTAATAGAATTCATAAATTTTATGAAGGGATAAAATGGAAAGCTGCGAGGCATCAAAGTACATATAAAACATTTTACTCATCTGGAAGTTTTCCATCAGTCGGAGAAATTCTCAAACAACCGGAGCTTGAAAACACTCTTAAGATTTTAGCTGAAGAAGGATGGGAGTCTTTTTATAATGGGACCTTAGCCTCAAGAATTTCCGATGCAGTAAGAAAATGGGGTGGAGTATTGGATGAAGAAGACCTAAAATCGTATTCCCTCCTTTGGGTGAATCCCTTAAATACAACATTTGAAAAAAGTACTATTTACTCCTTATCTCAAGGAACTGGAGGTCCCATTGTGCTTGAATGGCTTAATATAATTGAACAATTGAATCCGCAAGATTCTTGGGATTCAGGAAATTTTGCACATTTCTTTCTAGAGGCTGGAAAACTTGCGATGAGAGATGACGACGCTTACAATTCAGGAAAAAATTATATAACAATGCCTGTAGACAAGTTAATAAGCAAAGAACATGCAAAAGAGTTAGCTGCATTAATTACTAATAAAGCTAATTTCTACAAAAAAGTCAATAAAAGCGTATATGGTCTACATACAACTAGTCTTTCGGCAATAGATGATGAGGGAAATGCTGTTACTATGACTCTAACACAAATGTATGGCTTCGATAGAAATGGGCTTCTAGAGGGATTAGGATTTAGTCTAAATGACGGAGTGTGCTATTTTTCTACTGATCCAAAAGATAAGGAAAGAGTAGAACCAATGCAAAGACCTAGATATCCCCTCTCTCCAATAATAGCAGAAAATCAAAACGAACTAATAACACTGGGTTCAGCAGGAGGATGGACCATACCACAGACTATAACTCTAACTTTATTAAAGATATTAAAATTTAACATGGAAATAGATAAAGCTATCGTAACACCAAGATATATATTAAGGTATAGGGATAACTCTATACCTTATCCTCCTGGTACAGTAGTTGAAATAGAAGAAGGTATTCCTAGAGCTACAATTGAAGAACTTAGAAATAGAGGTCACATAATAGGGAGTCACACACCATTTGATAAAGCTCCTTTCGGTGCTGTGAATGGTGTTCAAGCTATGAGGGGCAAGATGATTGGAGGAGCAGAAATAAGAAGAGATGGCATAGCCCTTACTATTTAAAATAGGTTATCTAGGCTTATACTTATAGCCTATCTGTTTTGTAGAGTTTTAAAGTTAATGCCATTTTTACATTTCTCCTTATAAGAAGATTATATTTTAGGTCGCATAGTTTGTAGATTTTATATAAAGACCATAGAAATTTATATTACAGTTAATAATTTAAATTCTTGGTCTTATCTGATAGTGAAGTAATTGTTCATTAAAATGTAATAGTCTATGAGTTAAACTCATCAAGATCAGTTGAAGTAATAAGTTTATTTATGAAGTTTCTCAAGTGATAGAGGAATGCTTGTTTAGATATGCCTAGAACATCAGCTATTTCCTTTGCTTTAACGTTTCTAGGATAATTGAAATACCCCATTAATAACGCAGTTTTAAGAACTAGCAGTTCTTTCTCTTAAATTCGTTCCTCTTAATATGTTTAGAAAATTTAACCTTTATTACTGACATATCTCTTATATTAAATTTTTCTTGCAGTAGTCCAAATTTGTATAATTAAGAATATCTCCCTCAAATCTCATTAAGGTATCTGAAATCGTATTTTCTCTATTTTCAAGAAATTCAACCATATATCTACTACTTACTCTCTTATATTTTATAATCTCATCAACGTTATTGGAATTTTTTAGATCTTAAGAATATCGAAGGGAGTATTAACTGTAACCTTAACATTATTTTTGCTATAGTCAGAAATTTTTACAGTTTTAACTCTGTATTTTACCTGCTCAGTCCAGCATCCCTTGTGGGCAATTGTAAATTTTATGTTATAAATATTATACATTTCAATGTCAAGTTGAATCTTTACGTTATAAATGTTCTTGCGTTTTTTCTCATTTACGCCTGCCCTCAAAATCCTTTTTGTAGCACTTATGTTCAATTCTTCTGCCCTAGCATTTTCCACTAGCGGAAGTAGAATGATTTATGGAATGGCTAGAGATGGCATATTGTATCCTAAAATGTTTTCAAAAATTAACAGACATGGCGTACCGGGGAATGCCATACTCTTAACGGGCTTAATTACCGGAGTCCTAAGTTTAGTGAGTGGTTATATTTTAGGTCCGTTAGAGGCGAGCATATTCTTAATAACTTTTGGCTCATTTTATGTCGTATTTGGGCATTTATTTGCTGCTATTGGATTAATAAGGAATAAGGTAAAAGTTAGTCCTAGGAGCTTAGCTAAACATATCATAGTCCCCTTAGTATCTGCAATAGTTTACATTATAATAATATACTTCGGCACATATCCTGCCCCAGCTTTTCCTTTAAATATCGCAGTCTTTGCAGCATGGGGAGTATTAGCATTACACATAGTGGGTTATTATATATTAAAGGCGAGAAAACCAGAAGTAATGAAGAGGTTTGGAGACTATAGTTTATTAATGTTTTTACATATTAGTATTAGTTGGGTATCTGTAAACTCTCATAATAACGAGAATTCTGAAGAGTTCCCACTTATATAAGGCTTCCCTTTATACCTTCTCTCTTTTTACGAATTCTTCTGGAATCAATTATATTATTAGTGCATTGGTAAGTAGACTACGACTACATAATCACTGAACAAATACTGAACAAATACTGTTATTTATTATATTATATAGTTATCACAGCTTGATAGCTATGCGCATTGGATAATACTCGATAATACCGATTTATGTGAAATGTTATTTTATTAGTCATTTACGCTATATATTTAATTCAATGTTATATAAAGTAAATTTCTATGTAATAAAAAATATTTAAGTGGGTATTCATCGATGGGGACTTCGCCCCCTTAACCCCCATTTGTATTAAAGTGATGAAATTCGTCTTGTAAAGCTATTATTTTTAGTATTACTCTCCTGGCCTCTTCTCTATACTCGTCTAAGTTGACATTTGTAGGAGTTTGACCCCTACATCTAGCCCTTAACATCTCGTCCCTTAAATCTCCCATTCTTTTAGCTAATATCTTAATTTCCTTATTGTCATAACCTAGCGCTTCCGCTAGATTTCTCACTATTCTCACGTTTTTCCTTAATTCATGAAAATCTGAAATATCCTTGACAGAGCGAGATATGTCTAAAATTCTGTTGTACAGAAGGATTCTTGCCCCATAAATTCTCTCATTGATAAAGCACATTTGCATATTTTTAACTCGTTTTAACGCTTTAAAAACCAATTTATCTCTCTCCATGTTTATTATACCACATATGTCAATATCTCTAACTTTCCCTAAGGTGCTAATAGCCTCCTTAGCTAGGAATATACATTCAATATTTTCATAAATCGGATAAAGCGTATATAAAACGTCAAAGTATTTTCTAATTGCAACTCTCATGTCATGTATATCCTCTTCACTCTCTCCATTGATTTGAATTGCCTTCCTTAACTGTTCATTAAGATATTTCTCAATCTGTAACATTGGCTATTCGCCTCAATATTTCCGTCTGAGCTTTTTCAAATTCGTCATCGGTATAAATTATATTTTCTTTCGAGGAAAGTGATATCAGAGCGTCTTGAAATTTGTTGATGTAATCTACATAAGCATCAAATAAATCTTCCTTAACGCAGATATCCATTCCCGTCTCTAGAGGATTAGGATAGCCCCTTCTCTTTATAATTCTCCTCACTATCTCATCTGGAGATGATATTAATGTTAAGGAAAGTGATGCCTTAGGAAAGATGGAAGTTACATAATTCATCCAGTCTTTTTCTAATCCTCTCGCTATTCCCCATGACATTAAGGTTAGCACATAGCCGTCTGCTAAGGCTATAAATCCAGATTCTATGGATGGTTTA
The nucleotide sequence above comes from Sulfolobus tengchongensis. Encoded proteins:
- a CDS encoding ABC transporter substrate-binding protein translates to MSIKKGIGRTMLIGIVIAIVIIAAIAAVLLNMMSQKPTTYQSSTTTPTSITPTTVPSSNATLVAGFFEDVTSLSPVNWFTISDLDVLQLIFNTLVEVNSSGLPAPGIAERWTISGNGTIYTFYLYHNITWQDGVPLTANDVAFTFNYWERYHFPYYAVLADLIKNVTIINNYTVQVTLAHPDAGFLLDLADLGMIIPEHIWEHITNPYNETNLTGDGPFIFVSRTPGVDIVLKANPHYFMGEPHFKYLIIKIFSSVDSALAALESGSLNLLELPPGTDLTPLSSYQSIHIVNTPSTMIYYISMNTQVFPFNNTLVRQAIAYAINKTAILELAFLGQGYIANSVISPSLSYWYNPNVINYTYDPSLAVQLLKEAGFSNSTGKWVDTQGQQLTFTLLIPNQAPWIEMATIIKQELGQIGIPVNVESVDPTTWENTVIGTHNYQMTLGSWRLYFDPMLFLEPSFDSNETGPNGLNFAVFKNSTVDNLILKAIYSPSLSIEKYYVDQIQYFISQQVPWIMLSYGQDIWAVQGYTNWSAVPRYGLWYYTNFLSITPSG
- a CDS encoding pyroglutamyl-peptidase I, producing the protein MTVILFGFEPFREYIENPSQLVVQSLNNIEINNEPVRGIVLPVEYDKVEEIIITSIRKYKPILILGLGLAPGRAKLTPEKIAINYKYSKEPDNAGKKSNGEKIDNNGQDGIFTNIPVEELVDFLNSRSIPTELSLSAGSYLCNMAMYIIVREAKKSGALGGFIHLPCHERLASILSKPLPSMNLETMNRGIRLAIEFVLSKLTKQQNVQ
- a CDS encoding gamma-glutamyltransferase family protein; translation: MNAIATDHFLASKAGIEMFKKGGNAFDAITASAAVLSVVDPYNSGLGGFGVAILRTSDGKIRGVNFIGTAPRRLKLEDLIEEDPWEDYKPTAEGPLSPLVPGNVAGWGEIHSKYGQLKWADVLEPAILAARGHEITNRIHKFYEGIKWKAARHQSTYKTFYSSGSFPSVGEILKQPELENTLKILAEEGWESFYNGTLASRISDAVRKWGGVLDEEDLKSYSLLWVNPLNTTFEKSTIYSLSQGTGGPIVLEWLNIIEQLNPQDSWDSGNFAHFFLEAGKLAMRDDDAYNSGKNYITMPVDKLISKEHAKELAALITNKANFYKKVNKSVYGLHTTSLSAIDDEGNAVTMTLTQMYGFDRNGLLEGLGFSLNDGVCYFSTDPKDKERVEPMQRPRYPLSPIIAENQNELITLGSAGGWTIPQTITLTLLKILKFNMEIDKAIVTPRYILRYRDNSIPYPPGTVVEIEEGIPRATIEELRNRGHIIGSHTPFDKAPFGAVNGVQAMRGKMIGGAEIRRDGIALTI
- a CDS encoding helix-turn-helix domain-containing protein, giving the protein MLVLKTALLMGYFNYPRNVKAKEIADVLGISKQAFLYHLRNFINKLITSTDLDEFNS
- a CDS encoding CHAD domain-containing protein encodes the protein MLQIEKYLNEQLRKAIQINGESEEDIHDMRVAIRKYFDVLYTLYPIYENIECIFLAKEAISTLGKVRDIDICGIINMERDKLVFKALKRVKNMQMCFINERIYGARILLYNRILDISRSVKDISDFHELRKNVRIVRNLAEALGYDNKEIKILAKRMGDLRDEMLRARCRGQTPTNVNLDEYREEARRVILKIIALQDEFHHFNTNGG
- a CDS encoding thymidylate kinase; its protein translation is MNILIIAFEGIEGSGKTSHLEATKKYLEKQGYGVITFGIQRSKLIGDRIAQVKRNIVFERRTLFLAYITDLADQIENYVKPSIESGFIALADGYVLTLMSWGIARGLEKDWMNYVTSIFPKASLSLTLISSPDEIVRRIIKRRGYPNPLETGMDICVKEDLFDAYVDYINKFQDALISLSSKENIIYTDDEFEKAQTEILRRIANVTD